From a single Poecilia reticulata strain Guanapo linkage group LG2, Guppy_female_1.0+MT, whole genome shotgun sequence genomic region:
- the zdbf2 gene encoding DBF4-type zinc finger-containing protein 2 isoform X1, translated as MSDEGNQKEAEPPSRRCLSGRMWAEPEPGPSRCEPSRQGYCGYCRVLYTSLDQHLSSFRHLDSVRASARGSAAVSVTRGTQSRLTLLERFLRDVQEHHPHRYDDTRPSHADLPSVSVPPLPKAELDELCSSDGDGQSLGTREHLPSSDDASCQPANQETEHSFHSQSGDQDEGRASPPPCCTNTPPSQQQSPPPKPQALPPQPQAPPPHSPPSVHRKAHRKTNRRKLSDSSSSIQAPKGLSGNQLDPIASQRVQTPAEAKVQTPSGPRAQFCSDLKPQRSQRPFVSWQRERRAVQKAKAFSTHSDPVEQTIEEVIQICCYSVTSAHHQQETESLHLSLPVSMETQSEDWDTPVQQVVLKRPHLPVQASQTEGRDLGRLMDVQVDMEDQVYSNQLDCALLGGAGQQDQGFWDVPIEDVLPVPQHIPESFRGKTWTQIEQEDEARVERLVQQFRRGRFICYFDTESLARFGRRRRKEAPEAQEAEPDTGVLPLVDQDDDDDSACVRMRMRKRRRSFRVASRCQVVKVSHGTQTLRLVIPTVHQLSSEAPPTSLPAANERTPESQAWHSLPACYSSIVTPVQPRTSLVYLLCSPSCSAGAPPGGSAPKRCRRRRRPVDLQRLKVKYKRLPVKFYEPGTNQILRNPPQALLRPRGPAPSGQPPPCVRQLFRSLSPDLNMDRRPGEGPKGDAALMSALSADSGTETVRRTGRVPQTPPTGRERGSRPRPPPSQRRTRIQAQPPPPRREGLRRAAPSRKLLSSTGHTLPTPRRGRSQRGRGCERGGR; from the exons ATGTCTGATGAAGGTAACCAGAAGGAGGCGGAGCCTCCCAGCAG GCGTTGTCTGTCTGGCAGGATGTGGGCGGAGCCAGAGCCCGGTCCATCCAGGTGTGAGCCCAGCAGACAGGGTTACTGTGGTTACTGCAGAGTCCTCTACACCAGCCTGGACCAG CACCTGTCCAGCTTCAGACACCTGGATTCCGTCCGGGCGTCTGCCAGAGGCTCTGCCGCCGTGTCCGTCACCAGGGGCACCCAGAGCAGGCTGACGCTGCTGGAGCGCTTCCTGCGGGACGTCCAGGAGCACCACCCGCATCGCTACGACGACACCAG GCCGTCCCACGCCGACCTGCCATCTGTCTCTGTCCCCCCGCTGCCGAAAGCGGAGCTTGATGAACTCTGTTCCTCTGACGGAGACGGACAGTCACTAGGCACTCGAGAACACCTGCCCAGCTCTGATGACGCTTCCTGTcagccagccaatcaggagACAGAACACAGCTTCCACAGCCAATCAGGCGACCAGGACGAAGGACGAGCGTCTCCTCCACCCTGTTGCACAAACACTCCTCCCTCTCAACAACAATCCCCGCCCCCTAAGCCTCAGGCTCTGCCCCCTCAGCCTCAGGCACCGCCCCCTCACTCTCCGCCCTCTGTCCACAGAAAAGCCCACAGGAAGACCAACCGGAGGAAACTTAGTGACTCTTCATCCTCCATTCAGGCCCCCAAGGGCCTGAGTGGCAATCAGCTGGACCCGATTGCCAGCCAGAGGGTCCAGACCCCTGCAGAGGCAAAGGTCCAAACTCCATCAGGACCAAGGGCCCAGTTCTGCTCAGACTTGAAGCCCCAGAGGTCCCAGAGGCCCTTTGTGAGTTggcagagggagaggagggcgGTCCAGAAGGCGAAGGCATTCTCCACCCACAGTGACCCGGTGGAGCAGACCATTGAAGAG GTGATCCAGATATGCTGCTACAGCGTCACTTCAGCTCACCACCAGCAGGAGACAGAGAGCCTCCATCTCAGCCTTCCTGTCTCCATGGAAACGCAGAGTGAGGATTGGGACACACCTGTACAG CAGGTGGTTTTAAAGAGACCTCACCTACCTGTCCAGGCGAGCCAGACAGAGGGGCGGGACCTGGGCCGCCTCATGGACGTCCAGGTGGACATGGAGGACCAGGTGTACTCCAACCAGCTGGACTGCGCCCTGCTGGGCGGGGCGGGCCAGCAGGACCAGGGCTTCTGGGACGTCCCCATAGAGGACGTCCTGCCTGTCCCACAGCATATCCCAGAATCCTTCAGGGGGAAGACCTGGACCCAGATCGAGCAGGAGGACGAGGCCCGCGTGGAGAGGCTGGTCCAGCAGTTTAGACGGGGCAGATTCATCTGCTACTTTGACACAGAGTCCCTGGCCAG GTttggcaggaggaggaggaaggaggccCCTGAGGCCCAGGAGGCGGAGCCAGACACAGGTGTGCTACCTTTGGTGGaccaggatgatgatgatgactcTGCTTGtgtgaggatgaggatgaggaagaggaggcggagcttcagagtGGCGTCCAGATGTCAG GTGGTTAAAGTGAGTCACGGCACTCAGACACTACGATTGGTTATTCCGACTGTTCATCAGCTGTCCTCAGAGGCTCCGCCCACCAGCCTCCCTGCAGCCAATGAGAGAACCCCTGAGTCCCAGGCGTGGCATTCGCTGCCTGCGTGTTACTCCAGCATTGTTACTCCTGTCCAGCCCCGCACCTCGCTGGTTTACCTGCTCTGCTCCCCGTCCTGCTCTGCTGGCGCCCCGCCTGGAGGCTCCGCCCCCAAACGCTGCAGAAGGAGGCGGAGGCCTGTGGACCTACAGAGGCTAAAAGTCAAGTACAAAAGACTTCCTGTTAAGTTCTACGAGCCAGGGACCAATCAGATCCTCAGAAACCCTCCACAGGCATTACTGAGACCCAGAGGCCCCGCCCCCTCTGGCCAGCCGCCGCCGTGCGTCCGTCAGCTGTTCCGGAGTCTGAGTCCTGACCTCAACATGGACCGCCGGCCGGGGGAGGGACCTAAAGGCGACGCGGCCCTGATGAGCGCGCTCAGTGCAGACTCTGGGACGGAGACCGTCAGGAGGACAGGAAGGGTTCCTCAGACTCCGCCCACCGGGAGAGAGAGGGGCAGCAGGCCACGACCCCCACCCTCCCAACGGAGGACCAGGATTCAAGCCCAGCCCCCTCCACCCAGGAGGGAGGGGCTTCGACGAGCAGCGCCCAGCAGGAAGCTCCTCAGCTCCACAGGCCACACCCTTCCGACCCCCCgcagggggcggagccagagggggcgCGGCTGCGAGAGGGGGGGCAGGTAG
- the eef1b2 gene encoding elongation factor 1-beta has protein sequence MEDPAEPLKEEEQNPLRRSPNTGYKSSSLLLLLPSSSGCSFLLLLWFFSSTMGFGDLKSASGLKVLNDFLSDRSYIEGFVPSQADVAVFDVLSTPPPADLCHALRWYNHIKSYQSQKNSLPGVKRPLGQYGPPGVADATSGSAPAAAKDDDDDDDIDLFGSDEEEDTEATKLKEQRLAEYAAKKAKKPALIAKSSLLLDVKPWDDETDMAKLEECVRSIEMDGLVWGQSKLVPVGYGIKKLQISCVVEDDKVGTDILEEKITAFEDFVQSMDVAAFNKI, from the exons ATGGAAGACCCTGCTGAACCCctgaaggaggaggagcagaatcCGCTGAGGAGGAGTCCGAACACCGGCTATAAATCCTCctccctgctcctcctccttccttcttCCTCCGGCTGCtccttcctccttcttctctgGTTCTTCAGCTCCACCATGGGCTTCGGTGACCTGAAATCAGCCTCCGGACTCAAAGTCCTCAACGACTTCCTGTCGGACCGCAGCTACATCGAAGG GTTTGTCCCCTCTCAGGCTGATGTGGCCGTCTTCGATGTCCTCTCAACCCCGCCCCCAGCAGACCTGTGCCACGCCCTGCGGTGGTACAACCACATCAAGTCGTACCAGAGCCAGAAGAACAG CCTCCCAGGTGTGAAGAGACCTCTGGGGCAGTACGGCCCTCCGGGAGTGGCCGACGCTACCTCAGGCTCTGCCCCCGCCGCCGCCAAAGACGACGACGATGACGACGACATCGACCTGTTTGGTTCCGATGAGGAG GAAGACACAGAGGCGACCAAGCTGAAGGAGCAGCGCTTGGCCGAGTACGCCGCCAAGAAAGCAAAAA AGCCCGCCCTCATCGCTAAATCGTCGCTCCTATTGGACGTGAAGCCATGGGACGATGAGACGGACATGGCCAAGCTGGAGGAGTGTGTCCGCAGCATCGAGATGGACGGGCTGGTATGGGGACAAT CTAAGCTGGTCCCAGTGGGCTACGGTATCAAGAAGCTCCAGATCAGCTGCGTGGTGGAGGACGACAAG GTGGGCACTGACATCCTGGAGGAGAAGATCACAGCCTTCGAGGACTTTGTGCAGTCCATGGATGTAGCAGCTTTCAATAAGATCTGA
- the zdbf2 gene encoding DBF4-type zinc finger-containing protein 2 isoform X2, with product MSDEGNQKEAEPPSRRCLSGRMWAEPEPGPSRCEPSRQGYCGYCRVLYTSLDQHLSSFRHLDSVRASARGSAAVSVTRGTQSRLTLLERFLRDVQEHHPHRYDDTRPSHADLPSVSVPPLPKAELDELCSSDGDGQSLGTREHLPSSDDASCQPANQETEHSFHSQSGDQDEGRASPPPCCTNTPPSQQQSPPPKPQALPPQPQAPPPHSPPSVHRKAHRKTNRRKLSDSSSSIQAPKGLSGNQLDPIASQRVQTPAEAKVQTPSGPRAQFCSDLKPQRSQRPFVSWQRERRAVQKAKAFSTHSDPVEQTIEEVIQICCYSVTSAHHQQETESLHLSLPVSMETQSEDWDTPVQVVLKRPHLPVQASQTEGRDLGRLMDVQVDMEDQVYSNQLDCALLGGAGQQDQGFWDVPIEDVLPVPQHIPESFRGKTWTQIEQEDEARVERLVQQFRRGRFICYFDTESLARFGRRRRKEAPEAQEAEPDTGVLPLVDQDDDDDSACVRMRMRKRRRSFRVASRCQVVKVSHGTQTLRLVIPTVHQLSSEAPPTSLPAANERTPESQAWHSLPACYSSIVTPVQPRTSLVYLLCSPSCSAGAPPGGSAPKRCRRRRRPVDLQRLKVKYKRLPVKFYEPGTNQILRNPPQALLRPRGPAPSGQPPPCVRQLFRSLSPDLNMDRRPGEGPKGDAALMSALSADSGTETVRRTGRVPQTPPTGRERGSRPRPPPSQRRTRIQAQPPPPRREGLRRAAPSRKLLSSTGHTLPTPRRGRSQRGRGCERGGR from the exons ATGTCTGATGAAGGTAACCAGAAGGAGGCGGAGCCTCCCAGCAG GCGTTGTCTGTCTGGCAGGATGTGGGCGGAGCCAGAGCCCGGTCCATCCAGGTGTGAGCCCAGCAGACAGGGTTACTGTGGTTACTGCAGAGTCCTCTACACCAGCCTGGACCAG CACCTGTCCAGCTTCAGACACCTGGATTCCGTCCGGGCGTCTGCCAGAGGCTCTGCCGCCGTGTCCGTCACCAGGGGCACCCAGAGCAGGCTGACGCTGCTGGAGCGCTTCCTGCGGGACGTCCAGGAGCACCACCCGCATCGCTACGACGACACCAG GCCGTCCCACGCCGACCTGCCATCTGTCTCTGTCCCCCCGCTGCCGAAAGCGGAGCTTGATGAACTCTGTTCCTCTGACGGAGACGGACAGTCACTAGGCACTCGAGAACACCTGCCCAGCTCTGATGACGCTTCCTGTcagccagccaatcaggagACAGAACACAGCTTCCACAGCCAATCAGGCGACCAGGACGAAGGACGAGCGTCTCCTCCACCCTGTTGCACAAACACTCCTCCCTCTCAACAACAATCCCCGCCCCCTAAGCCTCAGGCTCTGCCCCCTCAGCCTCAGGCACCGCCCCCTCACTCTCCGCCCTCTGTCCACAGAAAAGCCCACAGGAAGACCAACCGGAGGAAACTTAGTGACTCTTCATCCTCCATTCAGGCCCCCAAGGGCCTGAGTGGCAATCAGCTGGACCCGATTGCCAGCCAGAGGGTCCAGACCCCTGCAGAGGCAAAGGTCCAAACTCCATCAGGACCAAGGGCCCAGTTCTGCTCAGACTTGAAGCCCCAGAGGTCCCAGAGGCCCTTTGTGAGTTggcagagggagaggagggcgGTCCAGAAGGCGAAGGCATTCTCCACCCACAGTGACCCGGTGGAGCAGACCATTGAAGAG GTGATCCAGATATGCTGCTACAGCGTCACTTCAGCTCACCACCAGCAGGAGACAGAGAGCCTCCATCTCAGCCTTCCTGTCTCCATGGAAACGCAGAGTGAGGATTGGGACACACCTGTACAG GTGGTTTTAAAGAGACCTCACCTACCTGTCCAGGCGAGCCAGACAGAGGGGCGGGACCTGGGCCGCCTCATGGACGTCCAGGTGGACATGGAGGACCAGGTGTACTCCAACCAGCTGGACTGCGCCCTGCTGGGCGGGGCGGGCCAGCAGGACCAGGGCTTCTGGGACGTCCCCATAGAGGACGTCCTGCCTGTCCCACAGCATATCCCAGAATCCTTCAGGGGGAAGACCTGGACCCAGATCGAGCAGGAGGACGAGGCCCGCGTGGAGAGGCTGGTCCAGCAGTTTAGACGGGGCAGATTCATCTGCTACTTTGACACAGAGTCCCTGGCCAG GTttggcaggaggaggaggaaggaggccCCTGAGGCCCAGGAGGCGGAGCCAGACACAGGTGTGCTACCTTTGGTGGaccaggatgatgatgatgactcTGCTTGtgtgaggatgaggatgaggaagaggaggcggagcttcagagtGGCGTCCAGATGTCAG GTGGTTAAAGTGAGTCACGGCACTCAGACACTACGATTGGTTATTCCGACTGTTCATCAGCTGTCCTCAGAGGCTCCGCCCACCAGCCTCCCTGCAGCCAATGAGAGAACCCCTGAGTCCCAGGCGTGGCATTCGCTGCCTGCGTGTTACTCCAGCATTGTTACTCCTGTCCAGCCCCGCACCTCGCTGGTTTACCTGCTCTGCTCCCCGTCCTGCTCTGCTGGCGCCCCGCCTGGAGGCTCCGCCCCCAAACGCTGCAGAAGGAGGCGGAGGCCTGTGGACCTACAGAGGCTAAAAGTCAAGTACAAAAGACTTCCTGTTAAGTTCTACGAGCCAGGGACCAATCAGATCCTCAGAAACCCTCCACAGGCATTACTGAGACCCAGAGGCCCCGCCCCCTCTGGCCAGCCGCCGCCGTGCGTCCGTCAGCTGTTCCGGAGTCTGAGTCCTGACCTCAACATGGACCGCCGGCCGGGGGAGGGACCTAAAGGCGACGCGGCCCTGATGAGCGCGCTCAGTGCAGACTCTGGGACGGAGACCGTCAGGAGGACAGGAAGGGTTCCTCAGACTCCGCCCACCGGGAGAGAGAGGGGCAGCAGGCCACGACCCCCACCCTCCCAACGGAGGACCAGGATTCAAGCCCAGCCCCCTCCACCCAGGAGGGAGGGGCTTCGACGAGCAGCGCCCAGCAGGAAGCTCCTCAGCTCCACAGGCCACACCCTTCCGACCCCCCgcagggggcggagccagagggggcgCGGCTGCGAGAGGGGGGGCAGGTAG
- the dytn gene encoding dystrotelin: MDPSRTEPMTEARLSVYRTAMKVRSLQRSCHMDAVFIQHIAAAFQLVGGANPRRDTMLNRESVAAVLNRMFNCAYQEVTAAASEETSSLLFRLFDREETSQVSARSLQTALVALSADSVLAKYRSLVRLSGDSSGSITRSGLSSLLQDLSKIPAAVQEQEVFGNVETAVTSCFNQGGAPAVNQSHLLSWLKSEPRLLLWLPTLYRLSASQKVSHAVRCHTCKAFPIIGLRYRCRKCVNVQVCQDCFLNGRQTRKHKTHHPVVEFCTQPTWRESLSSLVHNARHALLPRRNTHRETDRTSVLTWAEPAETQNRAPPTSNAATLLASSTHSSSTDEEEARDAAVQVSPPLSSSKSLQTDKAPPPQQGATLLTEVRNLQRDKWLLEQQVGAWRLTVQSEQGILEDRCSEMEVTMATMRQHNERLQDMLNQALRKMEAQQHANNTDDTEGGTATLISDPPTDDEEEDEMMKDGDEWSLKESQTPSPTIPLKSTLSHDEHEEETLKDNQPIGRQETPEDCQPIGQQEALKDHQPIGRQETPEDCQPIGRQETPEDGQPIGQQEALKDHQPIGRQETPEDCQPIGRQETPGDRQPIGRQETPEDRQPIGRQGEREEAGLQTNVTSLSDTEDPGTCSPEVLLQQTVDRLKTKMNGMKHRNTGESVRAELTVAAEQVGEAVSCLVDAVRTN, from the exons TGGACGCCGTCTTCATTCAGCACATCGCAGCAGCCTTCCAgctggtgggcggggctaaccCCAGACGTGACACCATGTTGAACAGGGAAAGCGTGGCCGCGGTTCTCAACAGGATGTTTAATTGCGCGTACCAGGAAGTGACTGCGGCGGCGTCAGAGGAGACCAGCAGTCTGCTGTTCAGGCTGTTTGACCG AGAGGAGACCAGTCAGGTGTCGGCCCGGTCTCTGCAGACCGCTCTGGTCGCTCTGTCTGCAGACAGCGTGCTGGCCAAATACAGGA GTCTGGTTCGTCTGTCAGGAGACAGCTCCGGATCCATCACCAGGTCTGGACTCAGCTCTCTGCTGCAGGACCTCAGCAAG ATTCCTGCGGCGGTCCAGGAGCAGGAAGTGTTCGGCAACGTGGAGACAGcggtcacttcctgttttaaccAG GGCGGGGCTCCAGCTGTCAACCAATCACATCTCCTCTCGTGGCTGAAGAGTGAGCCCCggctgttgctatggttaccaACTCTCTACAGACTGTCTGCCAGTCAGAAGGTGAGCCACGCCGTCCGCTGCCACACCTGTAAGGCCTTCCCCATCATCGGACTCAG GTATCGCTGCAGGAAGTGTGTGAACGTCCAGGTGTGTCAGGACTGCTTCCTGAACGGCCGGCAGACCAGGAAGCACAAAACACACCACCCAGTGGTCGAGTTCTGCACTCAG CCCACCTGGAGAGAGTCTCTGTCCTCTTTGGTGCATAATGCTCGGCACGCCCTGTTGCCACGGCGAAACACTCACAGAGAAACTGATAGGACGAGTGTCTTGACGTGGGCGGAGCCAGCAGAGACCCAGAACAG AGCTCCGCCCACCTCTAATGCTGCGACGCTATTGGCCTCCTCGACGCACTCTTCCTCTactgatgaagaggaggccCGGGACGCCGCGGTGCAGGTatctcctcctctgtcttcGTCCAAGTCTCTGCAGACAGACAAGGCTCCGCCCCCCCAGCAG GGGGCAACGCTGCTGACTGAAGTCAGGAACCTGCAGAGAGACAAGTG GCTGCTGGAGCAGCAGGTGGGGGCATGGCGCCTCACCGTCCAATCAGAGCAGGGCATCTTGGAGGACCGCTGCTCTGAGATGGAGGTCACCATGGCAACGATGAGGCAGCACAATGAAAGGCTGCAGGATATGCTCAACCAG GCCCTGAGAAAGATGGAGGCTCAACAACACGCCAACAACACGGATGACACTGAGGGAGGAACCGCCACGCTGATCTCTGACCCTCCAACCGACGACGAGGAAGAGGACGAGATGATGAAGGACGGGGATGAATGGAGCCTGAAGGAGTCTCAAACTCCATCTCCCACAATTCCACTCAAATCCACTCTGTCACATGATGAACATGAGGAGGAAACGCTAAAGGACAATCAGCCAATAGGACGACAGGAAACACCAGAGGACTGTCAGCCAATAGGACAACAGGAAGCTTTAAAGGACCATCAGCCAATAGGACGACAGGAAACACCAGAGGACTGTCAGCCAATAGGACGACAGGAAACACCAGAGGACGGTCAGCCAATAGGACAACAGGAAGCTTTAAAGGACCATCAGCCAATAGGACGACAGGAAACACCAGAGGACTGTCAGCCAATAGGACGACAGGAAACGCCAGGGGACCGTCAGCCAATAGGACGACAAGAAACGCCAGAGGACCGTCAGCCAATAGGACGACAGGGAGAACGTGAAGAGGCGGGGCTACAAACAAACGTCACCTCTCTGTCTGATACAGAGGATCCTGGGACTTGTAGTCCTGAAGTCTTGCTGCAGCAGACTGTGGACAGACTGAAGACAAAGATGAACGGgatgaaacacagaaacacag GTGAGAGCGTGAGGGCGGAGCTAACGGTGGCAGCGGAGCAGGTAGGGGAGGCGGTGTCCTGCCTGGTGGACGCTGTGAGGACAAACTGA
- the arl11 gene encoding ADP-ribosylation factor-like protein 11 isoform X1: MGQGSSACPQVLIMGLDSAGKSTLLAHILKGQAVNTSPTVGFNVGTLELNKQSSLTLWDIGGQKSMRPNWKYYLDECKALVFVVDSTDAARIPEAQMALKGILSDERLRGVPLMVLANKKDLPNSMTIREVSNKLNLNSYTDREWEIQACSATKGLGLQQAFLKVNKLIKRS; the protein is encoded by the exons ATGGGTCAGGGCAGCTCCGCCTGCCCTCAG GTGTTGATCATGGGTCTGGACTCTGCGGGGAAGTCCACCCTGTTGGCCCATATCCTGAAGGGACAG GCAGTCAACACCTCGCCGACTGTGGGCTTCAACGTGGGAACACTGGAGCTGAACAAGCAGTCATCTCTGACGTTGTGGGACATTGGTGGACAGAAGAGCATGAGACCCAACTGGAA GTACTACCTGGACGAGTGCAAGGCGTTGGTGTTCGTGGTGGACAGCACCGACGCGGCTCGCATTCCAGAGGCGCAGATGGCTCTGAAGGGCATCCTCAGCGATGAGAGGCTGCGAGGAGTTCCTCTGATGGTTTTGGCCAACAAGAAGGATCTGCCCAACAGCATGACCATACGGGAG GTGTCCAACAAGTTGAACCTGAACAGTTACACAGACAGAGAGTGGGAGATCCAGGCCTGCAGCGCCACCAAGGGGCTGGGTCTGCAACAGGCCTTCCTGAAGGTCAACAAACTGATCAAGAGGAGCTGA
- the zdbf2 gene encoding DBF4-type zinc finger-containing protein 2 isoform X3 has product MSDEGNQKEAEPPSRMWAEPEPGPSRCEPSRQGYCGYCRVLYTSLDQHLSSFRHLDSVRASARGSAAVSVTRGTQSRLTLLERFLRDVQEHHPHRYDDTRPSHADLPSVSVPPLPKAELDELCSSDGDGQSLGTREHLPSSDDASCQPANQETEHSFHSQSGDQDEGRASPPPCCTNTPPSQQQSPPPKPQALPPQPQAPPPHSPPSVHRKAHRKTNRRKLSDSSSSIQAPKGLSGNQLDPIASQRVQTPAEAKVQTPSGPRAQFCSDLKPQRSQRPFVSWQRERRAVQKAKAFSTHSDPVEQTIEEVIQICCYSVTSAHHQQETESLHLSLPVSMETQSEDWDTPVQQVVLKRPHLPVQASQTEGRDLGRLMDVQVDMEDQVYSNQLDCALLGGAGQQDQGFWDVPIEDVLPVPQHIPESFRGKTWTQIEQEDEARVERLVQQFRRGRFICYFDTESLARFGRRRRKEAPEAQEAEPDTGVLPLVDQDDDDDSACVRMRMRKRRRSFRVASRCQVVKVSHGTQTLRLVIPTVHQLSSEAPPTSLPAANERTPESQAWHSLPACYSSIVTPVQPRTSLVYLLCSPSCSAGAPPGGSAPKRCRRRRRPVDLQRLKVKYKRLPVKFYEPGTNQILRNPPQALLRPRGPAPSGQPPPCVRQLFRSLSPDLNMDRRPGEGPKGDAALMSALSADSGTETVRRTGRVPQTPPTGRERGSRPRPPPSQRRTRIQAQPPPPRREGLRRAAPSRKLLSSTGHTLPTPRRGRSQRGRGCERGGR; this is encoded by the exons ATGTCTGATGAAGGTAACCAGAAGGAGGCGGAGCCTCCCAGCAG GATGTGGGCGGAGCCAGAGCCCGGTCCATCCAGGTGTGAGCCCAGCAGACAGGGTTACTGTGGTTACTGCAGAGTCCTCTACACCAGCCTGGACCAG CACCTGTCCAGCTTCAGACACCTGGATTCCGTCCGGGCGTCTGCCAGAGGCTCTGCCGCCGTGTCCGTCACCAGGGGCACCCAGAGCAGGCTGACGCTGCTGGAGCGCTTCCTGCGGGACGTCCAGGAGCACCACCCGCATCGCTACGACGACACCAG GCCGTCCCACGCCGACCTGCCATCTGTCTCTGTCCCCCCGCTGCCGAAAGCGGAGCTTGATGAACTCTGTTCCTCTGACGGAGACGGACAGTCACTAGGCACTCGAGAACACCTGCCCAGCTCTGATGACGCTTCCTGTcagccagccaatcaggagACAGAACACAGCTTCCACAGCCAATCAGGCGACCAGGACGAAGGACGAGCGTCTCCTCCACCCTGTTGCACAAACACTCCTCCCTCTCAACAACAATCCCCGCCCCCTAAGCCTCAGGCTCTGCCCCCTCAGCCTCAGGCACCGCCCCCTCACTCTCCGCCCTCTGTCCACAGAAAAGCCCACAGGAAGACCAACCGGAGGAAACTTAGTGACTCTTCATCCTCCATTCAGGCCCCCAAGGGCCTGAGTGGCAATCAGCTGGACCCGATTGCCAGCCAGAGGGTCCAGACCCCTGCAGAGGCAAAGGTCCAAACTCCATCAGGACCAAGGGCCCAGTTCTGCTCAGACTTGAAGCCCCAGAGGTCCCAGAGGCCCTTTGTGAGTTggcagagggagaggagggcgGTCCAGAAGGCGAAGGCATTCTCCACCCACAGTGACCCGGTGGAGCAGACCATTGAAGAG GTGATCCAGATATGCTGCTACAGCGTCACTTCAGCTCACCACCAGCAGGAGACAGAGAGCCTCCATCTCAGCCTTCCTGTCTCCATGGAAACGCAGAGTGAGGATTGGGACACACCTGTACAG CAGGTGGTTTTAAAGAGACCTCACCTACCTGTCCAGGCGAGCCAGACAGAGGGGCGGGACCTGGGCCGCCTCATGGACGTCCAGGTGGACATGGAGGACCAGGTGTACTCCAACCAGCTGGACTGCGCCCTGCTGGGCGGGGCGGGCCAGCAGGACCAGGGCTTCTGGGACGTCCCCATAGAGGACGTCCTGCCTGTCCCACAGCATATCCCAGAATCCTTCAGGGGGAAGACCTGGACCCAGATCGAGCAGGAGGACGAGGCCCGCGTGGAGAGGCTGGTCCAGCAGTTTAGACGGGGCAGATTCATCTGCTACTTTGACACAGAGTCCCTGGCCAG GTttggcaggaggaggaggaaggaggccCCTGAGGCCCAGGAGGCGGAGCCAGACACAGGTGTGCTACCTTTGGTGGaccaggatgatgatgatgactcTGCTTGtgtgaggatgaggatgaggaagaggaggcggagcttcagagtGGCGTCCAGATGTCAG GTGGTTAAAGTGAGTCACGGCACTCAGACACTACGATTGGTTATTCCGACTGTTCATCAGCTGTCCTCAGAGGCTCCGCCCACCAGCCTCCCTGCAGCCAATGAGAGAACCCCTGAGTCCCAGGCGTGGCATTCGCTGCCTGCGTGTTACTCCAGCATTGTTACTCCTGTCCAGCCCCGCACCTCGCTGGTTTACCTGCTCTGCTCCCCGTCCTGCTCTGCTGGCGCCCCGCCTGGAGGCTCCGCCCCCAAACGCTGCAGAAGGAGGCGGAGGCCTGTGGACCTACAGAGGCTAAAAGTCAAGTACAAAAGACTTCCTGTTAAGTTCTACGAGCCAGGGACCAATCAGATCCTCAGAAACCCTCCACAGGCATTACTGAGACCCAGAGGCCCCGCCCCCTCTGGCCAGCCGCCGCCGTGCGTCCGTCAGCTGTTCCGGAGTCTGAGTCCTGACCTCAACATGGACCGCCGGCCGGGGGAGGGACCTAAAGGCGACGCGGCCCTGATGAGCGCGCTCAGTGCAGACTCTGGGACGGAGACCGTCAGGAGGACAGGAAGGGTTCCTCAGACTCCGCCCACCGGGAGAGAGAGGGGCAGCAGGCCACGACCCCCACCCTCCCAACGGAGGACCAGGATTCAAGCCCAGCCCCCTCCACCCAGGAGGGAGGGGCTTCGACGAGCAGCGCCCAGCAGGAAGCTCCTCAGCTCCACAGGCCACACCCTTCCGACCCCCCgcagggggcggagccagagggggcgCGGCTGCGAGAGGGGGGGCAGGTAG
- the arl11 gene encoding ADP-ribosylation factor-like protein 11 isoform X2, translating into MGLDSAGKSTLLAHILKGQAVNTSPTVGFNVGTLELNKQSSLTLWDIGGQKSMRPNWKYYLDECKALVFVVDSTDAARIPEAQMALKGILSDERLRGVPLMVLANKKDLPNSMTIREVSNKLNLNSYTDREWEIQACSATKGLGLQQAFLKVNKLIKRS; encoded by the exons ATGGGTCTGGACTCTGCGGGGAAGTCCACCCTGTTGGCCCATATCCTGAAGGGACAG GCAGTCAACACCTCGCCGACTGTGGGCTTCAACGTGGGAACACTGGAGCTGAACAAGCAGTCATCTCTGACGTTGTGGGACATTGGTGGACAGAAGAGCATGAGACCCAACTGGAA GTACTACCTGGACGAGTGCAAGGCGTTGGTGTTCGTGGTGGACAGCACCGACGCGGCTCGCATTCCAGAGGCGCAGATGGCTCTGAAGGGCATCCTCAGCGATGAGAGGCTGCGAGGAGTTCCTCTGATGGTTTTGGCCAACAAGAAGGATCTGCCCAACAGCATGACCATACGGGAG GTGTCCAACAAGTTGAACCTGAACAGTTACACAGACAGAGAGTGGGAGATCCAGGCCTGCAGCGCCACCAAGGGGCTGGGTCTGCAACAGGCCTTCCTGAAGGTCAACAAACTGATCAAGAGGAGCTGA